In Sesamum indicum cultivar Zhongzhi No. 13 linkage group LG8, S_indicum_v1.0, whole genome shotgun sequence, the sequence GACgatggaaaaataataatagacaAGGTAATGAGTGAGGACCATTCACATGCAATAATATCTCACCTCAATTTTGGGacttaatcataaaaatatggaCAAAAGTTTAGGCTACACTTTGATGATACTCTCTTTCACGCAAAAACGCATTTCTGGGGCTAAGCCTTTGTTTGTTCTCACCCACAAAATTCTAACTAACGTTTTCTTTTAACATCATAATCGGAAAATTGCAGGTTTAGTCCTATTAAATAACGGTTTGACATTTTTAGTCTCTAGATTTACGATATTTAATTCTATGCTttatgaaatatcaaaataattttaaaattgagaaaattagatacatttagttttatattttatgaaattatcaaaattaagaaaaatctcgatagaattaattctatgctttgtaaaattttcaaaatggtcccaaaaaaaaaattaatatattttatctcatGTCTAAACTTTCGTCAAAAAATATACACCAAAACACATGCAATGCGATTGTTCATTAGTCGGAGGaatgtgaaattaaaaatagtttaaaaaaaatgtatatgacAATTAGGGACTTCATATTTATAGGGATGAGATCGAATTGTACTATCATGATCATACTATGATCGAGATCCTCTATGgagatcaaatatattatcgGATCATATAGTGTGAATTTGGTCATTTAAACGATATTTGGTggttgaattattattatttttttcaaaatttagatgtgaATCTCATATCAAAACGTCgacttaaaaaatactttctaGAAAATAGAAGCTCAATGAAATACTAAAGTTATTGTCAAaatttccttaattaattCTCGGAAATCATAGAGCATAGGGTATTATTATcgggataattacatctattCTTCCCGACttgtggtctatttacacCGACAATTTctgtcttttgaaaaattatacatacacccaTCAGAATTGTCcatattttttacacaaaccactcATATTTTTTGAGCAATTACGCGTACGGTCTTAAAAAACgaacatcattacacaaattaatgCTCCTTAATTTTTGACTGTCATAAATAACTTTTAtgataacataaaatatatgaataatttgtataaacaaaACGTACATAAAAAAGgtgaaatgtaattatctataatGTGTTGTGGATCATAATGACATGTGGTTCTTCGAGGTGGTGACAAGAAATGTCGCAGTCAGAGTTTATGACAAGTCTTATGAGTTTTGGCAGCCACATCATCTTCATTTGACCTATTACCAAAATGTTAGAACAATACAAAAGtgctcataattttttttctcaattttcgtAATCTCCCAATTTCATTTTCACCTTCCGGTAAGGAGACAGGTAGCCACTAGAGAGGAACCAGCCTGCCCCATCACAAACACTAGAGTATTTTGTGCAGGACAagaattaattgtaataattaataataaataattattaactacgatcagtaatttttcttaaaatggttaaaatatttaccttaattttatttttactatgatTCTTATTTATGacaaataatagtaaaaactcgattttatttattcatgattactaataattatttgcaaACAAAATACCttgattaaaaagaaatacaaaatttaatggGTAGAATCCAGATCTTAAATCTAATCAACATTCTAACGGCTAGGATAAAAGCACGTagatacataaatatttattgagtaTGAATTTGGATAGAATGAAACTCGCACTTTGCCAAACTTAAAAGTTGCACGATGCCATCTTATTTGTCGCTATTTAATTTGATGCCAAATTTTTGGTGTGAGTTTGGTGGCTTTAATTAATGTAAGAAAAACTATTACATgacattattatttgaatatttatgtataaggGTTTGACatcattgaattttaattaatttatttggctgcaaaatttaaaatcctaTTTGGAAAAATGAACACATACGGAAAGATGAAAAAGTGTTTTATGTTTAAGCcaattttaatagaaaattaaataatattttttgaccCGTAACttagaataatttatgtaaaaaattatatttttgaggCCATAAACACCTTTGTGTTAGATATTTAATGTAGGGTTGACTATAAATTGTGTACTAGGAGTGGTTAACAATTGATGCATAGCGCCACCACATGAACAATCCACCAAAAATTGAATGCAACCCCATGTTACTTTAATTTCAAGTCCAAGGAATTAAGTTTGATTATTATCTAGTCAAACAAAATATCtactttaattaatactaCTACCCTTATCAatattgtttttcttgaaattgagaattttttaagaCGGACCAACGTGAAAATAtcgaataatataatttaatttatatcgGTATGATATAAATCTGAATGTTATTTTAGTATGAGAAGGACGTGTTTGCCAAACAGCTTTAGTTGTAGTTTGTGGAGAGTGAAGTTAGAAAGGTGATTGGGagcatatatttaaaagaaagcaGTTTTGATTTTAGAAATAAGGTATAATGAGTTTTGAAttgttaaagaaaaaggaaaatgggGAAAGGGAAAGGTGTTAAGTATTGATTAATAGAGAGGACAAACAGCGATTAATgcataaaatttgaagaagtGATTAGCTGCATTTATGAGACCTATCAaacacctctctctctctctctctctctctctctctctttgtatTTAGCGTCTCATTAATTCACAGCTGTCCTTTAGTGCATTTAATGCGACGCcctcaaaacaaaattacaaatttagaATCTCtctgtaataattaaaaaaattaattaccataaaaatattaaagaaatttcccataaatatatatcatgtacATTAAATTCTTCATAATGGgactttaaataattatagtaattttattatttttgttttgatgtgGTGGTTGAGGTCCAATGATTAAATTCGAGTTCTATCCAATATgtgaaaatttgattaatattatatgagtttgtaatttatttacagtcatattgatataatagaaaattagtacaatttattatttattattatgtatatatattcatctattgattgaatcaataatattgttgaaaaaaacagttttattaattttcatcataatcaattttttttttaatttgagggATTCACTCGGTTCTgcgaagaaaagaagagaagagagagtaTTTGTTCTTCGTGGGATGGCGGCCGACGTCAGTTCTCTCGTCAGAGTGATGGGCGGTGGTGACGCAAATGAGTCACCAGCGTCGGCGAAATCGACGGCGGCACCGATCACTAGGGACTTGCTTGGAGGGTGCTGTACCCTTGAATCCAAGGAATTGGACCTCGACCTGCAAGTCCCTTGTGGCTGGGAAAAACGCCTTGACCTAAAGGTATAATCTTTGTCTGTTgttcttcccttttttttttttatttaaaccaaaaaccaaaaaagaaaacaagtttatatatatatatatatatatttaattttctgattttctgtttgattcttgattttctaaTAATGCACGAGCATAAAAGAGctgatttttccttttttttttttatatgtataaagattttctttcttttgtttattgcCTAATCTTATCAAGATTGCTTGTGGGCTTGTTTTTcctgcttcatttttaatttttatttacttttttactaTTTCTTGCTGTAATTTGGCTTTCAGCTGTATGATTAAATGTATGCGTTCTTGCCCTTTTCATGTTTGCTTTTACCTGTTCTTGTGTGGCAATTCACTCAGAATCTCAATCTCCATGTTGATGGGCATTGATGAGTTGATGAATTGCGTGCATTTATTACTGAACAGGAAGCTGTCACTGTAGCATTCATTTCAGTTGTCTGAATTAATGTTCTTTGTTCTTATTCGTGTGTTTTTGTAGTTCTCCGCTCAGGATTTCATTCACTgcttttttatgaataaaaagcTCTACGCTGTACTGTATCCGTAGCTTTTCTGCCTTGGCTATACGCGTATAAAACCAATCCTCATGGACTTAGATTCTCTGCAGTTCAAATCATATGTTGTTGCTCTTGTTTTTAGTATCATAGTGCATGAATTCTTGGTCTCAACAACTTAGTACGTTTCCTTGGACTGTGGAAAATTCCCCTGATTCTTGTTTATAAGTCAACTCATGTTGGTTATGTGTGATTTGCAGTCAGGAAAAGTTTATCTCCAGAGATGCAACTCTACAAACTCTTCCTCTTCAACTTCAGAGACCAAGCCACGGAGCAGCAAGATCACGGCTAAGTTTCAGGACCTCAATATCCCTCCAACATCGAAGCAAACGCTGAACCTCTTCGACGAGGCTAGCTTAGACTTGAAGCTCGTTTCTTCATCGTCGGCTTCCCCTTCGTCGTCCAATTATCAGAGTGTGTGCACTCTTGACAAAGTGAAATCAGCGCTGGAGAGGGCAGAGAAAGAGACCGTTAGGAAACGATCGATATCGATGTCTAAGTCATCTTCACCCCGCTCGACTTCTTCGTCCTCGGTCAAGGACAGCGAACTCTATCAGGAAGAGAAGTCGTCGGCCTCATTTGCAGCCGGGTGCCCCGGGTGTTTGCTTTATGTGCTGATCTCAAGGAGCAATCCGAAGTGCCCTCGATGCTACAGCAACGTGCCGTTGCCTGTCGCAGCCAAGAAGCCTCGTATCGACCTTAACATATCTATTTGAAAGTTTTGGAAGAGCCCATCAAAtggttctaattttttgtatagaTAGAAAAATAGGTCTATAAGTTGAAAGAATTGGTACATAAATGTTTTAAAGGTTTGAGctctcttattttatttgcagTGGTACATCTAAGTTGAGAATCGTGAATGCATCCCCTTGTCTACAGTACAAATTCATCTGCTTGCATCTTAGGTCTGGTATTAGGCTGCACAGATTCTTACACACTGTGTTTGGATTCAGAATAATGTGTCATAGGATTTAGAGTTGATGAAATATCTATTTGTCTGGGGTAAAACTGGAATACCCCTGAAAAGACAATAATACCCTCAAAATTCCCAAAAATAGGGGTCGTTGCTGATCCAAACGTAAACCCAGGTTGATGATTCGAAATCACAACAATTAGTTGCAAGCTtgtcatataatatatacttatattatgAGATCTAGCTCTTGGACCCTAGCATCCCACGAATTCAAACTAACTTTAACTAATTGGATGGTTGTAGTGGAAGCCTGGAGACGATCCCCACAAACGTAACGATCTCCTGTTTCAGGTTCGGGAATCAGGTGATCCGTATACCTTGATCGCTCTTCATAATTGGAAGACAACCGATGAGTTACAATGGGAAAACTTATATCAATTCACAAAACTATCTTAATAACTGCTAAATCATCAGAACTATTTCTTGATGATCAGAACCTGAGAAATCTTGAACTCACAAGTTTCAAATTACACCTCAGAGGTTTTGTGTTTGATTCTCTTATAAAAACCAGACAGAAGTTgaactgaaaaaaataaagacagAGGCAATAGATAGCTTGAGTCAGAGCTGAGAGGGTTGTAAATGCTGCATGGTTGCTTCATGAGGGCAAATTACTGTATACCAAAAGACTGTTTAATATTATGCAcctaacaaataataaatgagaatTATTTCTTCCTACCGTCTTTGAATACACACACCTACTTTCTTACAGCATTTCAATTAGTGTTTTACCACCTTGTACGCAAAAATTTCGATTGAATGTGCTTTTGCTGTTGGATTTGACGAAAGACTTTAAGATCCCAGTCCCACTGTGGATATATAGAAGCTCGTAACTTTGTTCcattctaatttattgtcCTCTGCCTGCTATTCcggttattaattaaattgcacGGAGAGtgatcattttgattttccaGTTCTTTGCTGAATAATCAGATTCGAAATGAATTCTCCAGGTTTATCGTTTATGTTAttgaattaatcaaatatcaaaatttaatcgGGGTCGAGATTAGTGATGACTTGGTGACCTGAGTCAGGTGACAGCCTACAAACTGGATAATGGGTTGACCGGTGAAATTACACCTTTAGTCCTGATTTTGgaatcattttcaaaatttcgtaaaataaatgattaaatgtgccaagttttataaattttgagacCATTTTCAAAACCCCGTGAAGcataggactaaaagtgttgaacCCTCATCCTAAGAGAGTAAATAATTCATGCATACCTAGTGAAATGGTTCAATCGGTATTTATAGCCAATTGCAAGAACTTGTATGAAGCCACGTATCATTCTGAGAGCCCTTGGATGGTAGGCATCAATAGCCAAATTCCAGGTTTTTCAGGTCGAGTGCTAACCGGCCTAATGAAAAACACACGGACCTTAATTCTGTCTGGTAATTATTAGAGGTCTTTGAGGGGCAAAATCATCAAAAggtggttttattaaaccctATTACATCACATTgcatataaacaaaataaagaaaacatcttatattaaatttcttaggagaaattgaattttcaacaTAGTTTTGGTCAAAGAATGAATTCAAAtacaataatgaaattaaagatTGATACATAGAGCAGTTATAGAAGTTGAGTAATGACAAGTTAAAGATGTTCAAAGATGAATATAGAGGTGGAATATTTCAATTCAGACATTAATGTTGGACATTAAAAGCACCAAATTTTATATGCATAtggattttcttttgggtccatatgatattaaaattgtatttttcgtcccataattcatgttttaatatattggtAAAATTTAATGAAGTTTTCACTAAATACAAACATCATAAATTAGCAGTGTtactctatatttttaattaattttgaattcgttatattaaaaaaaaataaaattacaataatttaattattgcatCATCATAATTTACTAATTGAATCTTGCATAGAAAGTTTTATCTTATTCGTACACGAGAAGTTTGGTTTGAGATATGTAAGTCGGAagatacaataaaatttaaaaataagaaaaataatttcagtTTGACTGCATTTAATGctttaattgagaaaatacCAACCATATTAAAGTATGATGGATTTGGTATTGGATATGAAGTAATTAGACATAACAAgtgaaattattgaatatatagACCCCCTCAACATTCTACTCACCCTACTTAACaacttttacataaatatttcttagATACAACACATATAATTCGAGATACAAAGTGAATCAGAAACTTATAATCAAGTTATGAGTCGACTACTGACTACTGCAAGCAAGCTCATGTTTGTGCGTATTAACGGAAAAGGTTTTGAAATCACAATTATGGTGGTTAACATTAATGGAAAATTCAACTCCAGACCAAGTCAAGTCAAAAATCTGAACCAATTACACCGTAAGTACAATATAGTTATCATATTattgatgtacaatttaaagaaaatgaccAAATCTCATAACAGATTATATCACTTCTAACAAGTAATCGATTGGactcaatcaaatttaattcaaataagaaatatattacTAAAGGGCAGAGTTTTCTTGAGAAAAActgtggggtgggggtgggggtggggggaacAAAGTTAggtaataatatgaaaaaatggaGATAGTATTGGAGTGTGAGGAATGCATTAAAACCACATAATTCCTGCAGCAGTGGTTCTAAATGCAACTGCTGCGCAAGAAATTTGCAAAAACTCATCAAAGACTTTCCTGACCGtagaataaatgattgaaaacAGTACCCCACCTAAACTATTTATAAGGATTAATTCCTCACCCTCCTTCTTCAACCTAAATCGCATTTACTCCTCCCATTCATTATCTACCTAACTTACATTTAATTCCATAATAATTGTTCTTTCATCTTACACGCTTTTTAAAATACCACACCTACCCTTTCAGATGAAACCAATTGTTTTCttagcctttttttttttttttgggttaattttttgcaattttatgtACATCTATCGTTATTTTAGATCGACCCGACTTGTATGTAGGCTACGTCTGTTTCATtaaatgtttcttttttagatttttcaataattctactatttagaatattaaatcgatcaattatctatatatatataacatatgtATACACATCAAGATTTTCATTCGAACAAATCAAATACTTCTTTTTAGTGAATCGGATACTATTATATTGTGAAATTCAGTAAACCAACAATTGTGTCCACATATTGATGGGATTCAAACCCATACCATTTAGtcatgaaatttcaatttcattaattaaactaGTCCTCATTACGTAAATCAAATACTTGGACATTGAAAGTAAACACCCAATACAGATGCAAAgattcaatatttgaaaacgAGATTTTTCATAGGAAAATTTTGTACACGAACCATTGGATTGTCTCCTAACAACTGCATGTTATAATTCATATGCCACTAATTTTctatcaagaaataaaatagagaTATTAGATATATAGAAGCCAAAATTTTGCTTTACTACCTAGAGTTGCAGTTCCAATAGTGTTGGTATATAGGCTCATttactctaaaaaattatggggATCATACCTATAAATTAATGTTCTGGTCCAAATTGCAGACAGGGAATTAAAGAATTTAGAGTTGTGACAAGAGAATATTTAGCagtaattaataagaattaatGTATCTATATTTTCACTATTGAGATtaaatgacatatatatagatttaaatacttcattattgtttgaaaGATTACAATACCTTTTAAATTAACGACCTTCTAACCAATACCTCTAGTGATCGTTTATTGCAGTGCGGTATTAGTCAGATGATCATTAATTCTAaacaagtatttgtaatttttcgagaacgaaaatgtatttataattatatcaaatcttaattaataagggatcaaaaccctaattaattGCTGATAGCGACATTGATGTTCCAAGAATTTAAAGTTTGTTGCTCTTGTAGTTGTCTCAAAGTGCCAATTTAAGATCCATCCATGCTCTAAAGTTTGCTTGTCAaaatttaaggtaaattataaagtACTTCtcgaaaatttaattattataattataaatatttattattttttaaaaaattataaatattatttaaaattaataaatattttgttgtgacaattaattcattataggggtatttgttatacgatcattaattttatattatttttttgtaattacgacaaattttaaaaaaactcattgataatttactttttaatttaatgtaacTAACTATGATCATAAATTTCCTACCCATAAATCTGCAGTCTTGTAATAGAAGTTGTAACAAATTAAGAGGCAACAGCGGCACTTCATTAATTTACGGTTGCAGCCTATAAATGAGGGAAAAGCGTGTTTACCTAAGTTTCATCGAAAAGAGTTGTcctatatgtatttatatatggtTTAGTTTTGTGATAATGCTTGTTTTTTAAGGGCATTAAataactttattaaatatttatgtccCAAACCCAAACCACTGGAAATTAATGTTATTTCCaacttcaataaatttttataagggttaattatactattttttttttaatttggtgtaattacatgtatgattttaaattttttttttttactaatattaagtcagtaataagtcaatcgtggataaatataaatttttatttaattttttattttactaatattaacaaattctacgaaatttaactaacaaaGTGATTGATTTGTTACACAGAAACAAACTTCATGAGtagtaaatatgatttttcgaATCGTAAAgagtttatgtgtaattataccaaactctACGAATGAACGACGTAACTAACCTTGTTATAAGTAGCTCGACAAATAGCAAAGCTAATTATGGGCATTCAAGATTGGTATTCAATTAGCACTTGGTCTAGAAATTGTGATAGTAACAAAACTTTGCAGAATCTTGGTAAAGATTGTCGAACAATTTTGATCAGGGAGAAATTCTTACTCGAACTAGGTTAGGTTTGatcgaaccaaatcaatcacaaaacaagtaaatcatatttgctatgtgattaaatatttcaaaaatggGTCAGAACCCGATCCATTATGATTCATCTGATGTCACATAGACTTGGGTTGAGTTGTGTTGGGCCGAAGCCCAAACAGAACTAGCATTTGTTTGGGTTAACATAAGAATCTTGAAAGCCCAAATCCAAATTAGGTCCTTCTATCTGAAATTAAGAAGAAGCTCGCACATGACAACttgaattttaatcaattatatttgttatgagtactgatatataaaaattgatcgataacataacaaatatattatatatttacacttactatataattaaattttacaaacatATTTTGGGTAAACAAGGGAGattaatgttataataatacaaGACATTTAttccctaataataataataatatataaagtaggaaaattacaaaaacttgaTGTTCAAGATAGTCCATAGTGATGAATGAGTGGTGGGCATGTGCATCATCACATGATCACCTACTCACATGCTCTTCTCTCTACCAATCATCATGCTTAACACCAATGCACATAATaccttttcttattttttctcctTAGTCGTAGTAGCGCGCTGTCTCTgtgtgtaaataataataattttttatattttaaaatacattatataaatCAGTACTTCATatatccaaaagaaaaaaaaattaacttaaaaatatcgTTGACACAACAAAGAATTGGTTGAGTGATATCACAAACTGCAGTTTgtctgttttttattttttatataaatatagataacCATTACTTCCATCTAGTACGACTATAATTAGGCATTGTTCGATAATTTCTTTATGGAAAGAATATTATGCAGTTAaatttagagggtgtttggctaagtttgtttaaaagattttatgagtttacatattttataggaaactataatttctttttaaaacaaaGGAGAGAAATTATTGAAGTATTTGTAGAAAATAAGATGATGGAGcttgttatattttactaatagtaaattttattaaatcgaaaaaattgttaatatttttaaaataaattgaaaactcCCAACTTTCTTTAATGAATGTGtaagttgataaaattatattttggaattttataaGCCGGCTTTAGAAAAATGATAAACTACAAAGGGCATTATGAGATTTGTCATAATCATAAGTACt encodes:
- the LOC105168112 gene encoding uncharacterized protein LOC105168112; protein product: MAADVSSLVRVMGGGDANESPASAKSTAAPITRDLLGGCCTLESKELDLDLQVPCGWEKRLDLKSGKVYLQRCNSTNSSSSTSETKPRSSKITAKFQDLNIPPTSKQTLNLFDEASLDLKLVSSSSASPSSSNYQSVCTLDKVKSALERAEKETVRKRSISMSKSSSPRSTSSSSVKDSELYQEEKSSASFAAGCPGCLLYVLISRSNPKCPRCYSNVPLPVAAKKPRIDLNISI